A stretch of DNA from Anaerobacillus isosaccharinicus:
ATAACTAGGCTTTCTTCCGATAGCGGATTATTGATTTCCTCGAAAACTAACATTCCCTTCACCCTCTTTGGATAGAGTCATTCTTAACAGACTATGCTTTTAGGTGAAAGGGTGTCACAATCCTACTTTTCTCTTAAATCGTATTCAAGTTGAATATCGCGTTGGTCACTTTCAAATAATTTTAAACAGCTCTCAGTTCAATAGGAGGACACCAGTTCTTTGGTGTCCCCCTATTTCCATTGGTGTCAGACACCGATGAAAGTTCACTTTCACCAACACGGATGTAAATATGATTGGCACGAATTTTCTAATCGAAGAAAGTGAACTTTCCTGTAGTTACTAATTACAGGGTAGACACCCGAAAAAGACAAATCCCTCAAAAAGTCTATCCTGTGTGGACATTTTTTATTTTTCTTCAACCATCTGCTTTGCAAGGGTAAATCTTGCTGTGAAGTGGCGGAGGATTTTCGGTTCGTACGTGAAGGAAACACCGTTAATTTCATTTCGCTTTTGATATAACTGAATTAACGAATCTGCAATATAGCGGATATGGTTATCCGTATACGTTCGGCGAGGAATCGTCAGCCTCAGTAGTTCTAGCTCAGACTGTCCATCTTCCTGTGTCTCAACATCACGTCCGAATAATAATGATCCAATTTCTACTCCCCTAACGCCACCTTCTATATAAAGAGCTATTGCCAATGCATGGGCTGGAAATTGCTGTTTTGGTATATGTGGTAAAAATTTAGCCGCGTCAACAAAAACGGCGTGACCCCCAATTGGTTCTTGAACAGGAACTCCACCTTCTTTTAACAAGTCTCCTAATAGGCGGACTTGACTAATACGATGATGAAGATAGTCGTATTGAACAACTTCCTTTAAACCTATTGCAAGCGCTTCCAAATCTCTCCCTGCTAAACCACCATATGTAGGAAACCCCTCCATAGGTACAATCATTGAACGACATTTCTCAAATAGTTCCTCATCTTCTTTGATAGAAAGGATACCACCAATATTAACAAGCCCATCTTTTTTGGCACTCATCGTTAAACCATCACCATAAGTAAACATTTCCTTAATGATCTCTACAATCTCTTTGTTCTCGTAACCTTCCTCACGCTGTTTAATGAAGTAGGCATTCTCTGCAAAACGTGCTGCATCGAAAAAAACAGGTATTCCATTTTCTTTACCAATTCGATAAACCTCTTTAATATTTGCCATTGAAACAGGTTGCCCACCAGCACTATTACAAGTAATCGTATTAACGATAAAAGCGATTGTTTCTTTCCCATTATTCAAAATAAACTCTTCTAACCTACTAGTGTCAAAATTGCCCTTGTACGGATGATCAATAGACGTATCATAAGCTTCTTCAATAACCAAATTCACAGGTTTTGCTTTATTCATTTCAATATGAGCTTTCGTTGTGTCAAAGTGCATATTCCCTAATACGTACTGCCCTTCGTTTTCAATTAGTAATGGAAATAGAACTTGTTCAGCACCACGGCCCTGATGTGCTGGAAGAACGTATTGATAACCCGTCAACTCTTGAACCGTTTCTTCTAAATGATAGAAATTTCGACTTCCTGCATATGACTCATCACCAAGCATCAAACCTGCCCATTGGCGATCACTCATCGCTCCGGTGCCACTATCGGTTAGTAAGTCAATGTAGACTTCCTCACTTCTTAGCGAAAACGGGTTATACCCTGCTCGTTCAATGGCTTTTTTTCGTTTTTCTTCTGAAATTAATTGAATTGGTTCCACCATCTTAATTTTGTACGGTTCTGGTAAATATGACCTCATAATTATTCCTCCTCATAACTATATCGGGGTACATCCCCCTTACTATACTATTAGTGTTAAATCACTATTTTCCTGCTTTTTTAAGCGAAAAAAAAGAGGGTGACTCAAAAACAAAGTGTCAGTCACCACAAGTGCTAGATATTCAAGTAAGAAGGCATTCTTCTATTTGTATATAGCTAGGTGAGCAGACACCCACCTTTGACCTTATTGTCTTTAGCCAACTACCGTACTCTTCGACTTCGCCCCGCCTATCTTCCCCTCTTTTTTACCACGAATATACTGAGAGATAAATAAAACAGCTAGTATTGTAACCCCTGTAAGATCAGTAATCCAATGCCCATGAATTAGAACAAGGGCAGCAACTAAGGCAGCTAATCTTTCAAACCAGAAGTACTTAACAATCAACCATTTTTGGATAAAAGATGCAAAGGCGACCATTCCAATTAAGGCAGTAAAAATGGTGACACTGACATCAACCCAGGTCGCATCTGGGTTTAACAATAAAATTGTTGGATTTGTTGCAAACGCAAAAGGCAATAATAGCGCTGCTGAATCAAACTTAAAGCCTTGGATACCAGTTCGTATTGGTTCAGCTCTGGCAATGCCAGCCGTAGCGTAAGCTGGTAAATTAATTGGTGGCGTGTCATCTGCTAAAACGCCATAATACAACACAAATAAATGAGCAGCGAGAAGCGGAACACCAAGCCCAACTAAAGCAGGGGCAATCATTGCAGCTAGAATTACATACGTTGCCGTCGTAGGCAAACCTAACCCTAAAATTAAGCAAGCAAAGACTGTCAGAATTAAAGCGAAATACAATTGCGTATTTTCAAAAACTAAAAATGCTGGTAGCACCGAAGTAATATTTCCAGAGAAGGAGATAATCATATTTGATAATTTAAGAGATAACCCAGTTAAATTAACAACTCCAATTAAAATACCAGCTGTTGCACAGGCTACGATAACGGCTAATGAGTTTCTGGCCGCTAATTCAAAACCGTGAATTAGCTGGGTTAGTCCGTAACGAACTGGTGCCGATTCTATCTTCAACTTTTTTTGACTTACAGCAAAGAGAACCGCAATGACTAAGCTAAGCACAATCAATAACGGGATTTCATCTCTCCATAAAATATCACGACTTATAAATTGGTTTACAAAAGTAATGATATATTTAAGACTAAAAGCAAATGCAATCAGTATCCCAGCATATAGTAAGCTTCTTCCGATTCGCTCTTTAAAGCGATGGGCAAAAAATGCGAGAACTAAAATTACAAGGATCGAGAAAAACGCTGAATTCGGAACAGTAAATCCTTTGATTAAAAAATAGAGCAAAACAATGATCGGTAAGATTAGGTATCCTTGTTGTACCAATGTTTTCCTTGCAGAAACGAGCTCACTTTTTTTCAGTCCACTAATATTGTTCTTAGAGGCTTCAAAATGAACCATTAATAAAATCCCTACATAACAGAGGATCGCTGGAATAAACGCACTTTTAATAATTTCTACATACGGAATATTCGTATATTCAATCATTAGAAAGGCAGCAGCACCCATAACTGGTGGCAAAAATTGTCCACTTGATGACGCGGCTACTTCAATTCCTCCTGCAACATGAGGTTTAAACCCTACTTTTTTCATTAACGGAATTGTAAAAGTACCCGTTGTAACGGCGTTGGCTGTCGAACTTCCAGAAATACTACCTAACATTCCACTTGCTAGTACAGCTGCTTTAGCCGGACCACCCTTGTAACGACCAAAGACTCTAAGTGCCAAATCGATAAACATTTTGCCTGCACCTGTAGATTCCAAAATGGCCCCAAATAAAATAAAAATAAAAACATACGTAGCCGAAACACTAATTGGTGTTCCAAAAATCCCTGCAGTCGTATACGTCATTTCATAAAAGAAGCGTTCGAAGTCAGCTCGCACATGCCTAAATGCACCTGGCATATACTCGCCTAAAAAATAATAAGCAATAAAAGTACTAGCAATTATAACTAGCGGTTTCCCTACAACTCGCCTGGTTGCTTCTAATACTAAAAGAATTAGAGCAACACCTACCGCAACATCCAATGTCGTCGGTCTGGCACTTAAGATGGATGGCGATTGCTGATTTTGAATAATATAAAAACCAACAAAAGCAACGATTAAGGCAATTAACAAGTCATACCAAGGAACAGTTCTTTGACTTAATCCTTTTTTTATTGGATACATTAAAAAAACTAATCCTAAACCCATAGTTAGGTGAAATATTAAATGTGTTCTCGTTGAAACTTGGAGACCAAAGCCAGCGGTATAAAAATGATATCCGGACAAGATTAAACTTACAGCTAAAATAATGATCGCCCATTTACCAGTAAGGAGACGGTCACTTCCTTCCAACTCTAACGCTTTGTTAACTTCTAATTTTTCTTTGCTCATTTCTTTGTTCATCTCTTCGCTCCTTTCTTTCATTTTTTACGTCCAAAAAATGAACTCAAGCCAGTTCAATTTTTTTATATAAAATTTGAGGTGAGTTCTTGTAAAAGGTGCTTCTGATAAAACGACTACATCACCCCGTAAGTGAAATGTATGCAAATGTAAATGAGAAGGTTGCATATGAAGGACATCAATTGGTTCATACAGTTCTTTAGAGATGTAGTAACCATCAGCGATCTCTACAGTTCCTTTCAACTCATAAGGTAAACCGGCCCCAAATGATCTTGTCCAGCTTTCCATAGCAAAAATTTGACCAGTTTGATCAATTTTAAATTTCTCAATGACTAACGACTTCTCAACAGAATGAATATATTCATGATGAAACCAATCTTCTGCGGAAATCTCACTTTTCCATAAAACCTTTCCCGTCTTTGCTTCTTCGATCACTAGAAATTTATGAGGACTTGAGATGTTCAAAAGTACGATGATGAAGAAGAAAAGAAAAAAAACGAAGAATAGTAGTTTTCTTTGTTTGAAAAGGACATTGCAGACACGCAATGCCCTTTCTTTTACTCGTGCTCTCTTACTTAGCTTCATCGAAATAACGCTTTGCTCCTGGGTGAAGTTCAATAGACATACCATCTAAAGCAGTCGCTAATGTAATATCTTTACCGCGGGCATGAGTTGCTTCAATGACATCTAAATTTTCAAAGATAGCCTTCGTCATTTCATAAACTTGATCTTCTGATAATGACTTGCTGACAATAATCATCGCTTGTACAGCGACTGTAGTTGCATCACTACTCGTGCCATAGACACTGCTTGGAAGATCAAAATGTGTATAGTATGGATATTTATCAGTTAATTCCTTAATTTTATCTGGATTAATACTTACAATCCTAACTTCTCTACTTGCTTTAAGTGCTTCAATGGCACCAGTTGGCGTACCGGCGGTAATAAATGCAGCATCAATGTTTCCATCTTGAATTCCACCTGCAGCATCACCAAAACTCATAAACTCAATATTTAAATCATCATATGTGATACCATGAGCATCAAGAATTTGTTTAGCGTTTGCTTCCGAACCAGAACCTTGGTCACCAACAGCAACACGCTTGCCTTTTAAATCTTCCACTGTTTGGATACCACTATCAGCAGATGTTACAATTTGGACAACTTCAGGATAAAGAGTAGCGATCCCGTAAAAATTGTTTGTCACATTTTCGAACATGTTAGTTCCTTCGTGAGCATAGAAAGCAATATCATTTTGAACTAAACCTAGTTCAGCCTTGCCATCATTGATATCGTTACTATTAACAACAGACGCACCGCTAGTAACTCCGGTTGCAGTTACACCATCAACATTCTCACTAATAATACGGGCCATCGCCCCACCTAATGGGAAATAAACTCCTTGCTCCCCACCAGTTAAGACCGTGACATCCTTCACCCACTCACCATCACCACCTGAATCTGAACTACCACACGCAGCAAGAACCGTACCGACTGCTAGCAGTAAAACCAACAATAAACTATACTTTTTCAAGCCATTACCCCCTACTATTTTGTTTTTTATACAATTTTTCCTGGAATTATCCAAGTTGTTAAATTATATGTTGCCTTTCCAAAAATATTAGTATTTTTATAGAATTGGGGTGTCAAAAATCGGGTGTCAGACACCACAAATGGACAAATTCAACAAAAAGTCTATGTCGAGTGGACAAAATTTGGTTTTGGCAAAGAAACTCAGCAAATCCGCGCACAAATTAAAATAATCGATTTCTCGGCTTGCAAATCTAACGTCCTATTAAAATAAGACCTGTCGATCGTTCAATTGTTACAACTTTCTTGAATTTACTAGAATTGGCCACTTTTTTAGGCAGTTTCGGGTAAAATGTACGTAAGATGATAAAAGGATGTGACACGATGGAACAGCAACAAATCAAAGAGGAAATTTTACGGATCGTCAGTGAGAATAAGGTCGGAACACTTTCGACAATGAAAGGTGACCAACCGTTTGCTAGGTATATGATCTTTCGTAACGAGGAATTTACACTATATACAATTTCAAGTAAAGCAACTGAAAAAGTTCAAGACATTTTAACTAATGATAAAGTGCATATTTTATTAGGTTTTGAAGGTAGTGGTGGGTACGGCAAACCGTACATTGATATGACGGCTCAAGCCACAGTTCATGATGATAAAGAACTTAAAGACCGTTTTTGGCATGAAAATTTCCGCAAATACTTAACAGGTCCAGATGACCCCAACTATATTGTCATTAGTTGTCAGCCAAAAACGATCAGACTTATTAGCCACCCCGACCTAGACGGACCAGCAACGATTAGATTTGATGAATAACTTTTTTGGACCTAGTAGGCATCAATAGTAAAGAAATTTACCTTACAAATAAAAAAGGTTATTCTCTCAATTATAGGAGAATAACCCTTTCATTCATTTAAACCAACCTTTTTCTTTAAAGCGAGTAATTGCCTCGATGCGATTACTAACATCAAGCTTATCTAGTATAGAGGAGATATAATTACGGACAGTTCCTGTTGTAATAAAAAGCTGGCCTGCAATCTCCTTTGTGCTTTTCCCCTCAGACATTAAAACGAGAACTTCACTCTCACGTTCTGTTAACGGATTTTCCTCACTATAAACCTCGTCAACTAGTTCGGATGCATAGATACGCTTTCCTTCCATAACGCTACGTATGGCGCTAGCTAATTCGTCGCTAGGACTATCTTTCAACATATAACCGTCTACACCGGCTTTTACGGCTCTTTCAAAATAACCCGATCTTGCAAAGGTTGTTAAAATGATTACCTTACAACCGAAATCTTTTAATTCCTCCGCTGCCTCTAACCCACTTTTTATTGGCATTTCAATGTCCATAATACAAATATCAGGGTCATGAAGGTAAACTAATTTGACTGCATCCTCACCATTGCTTGCTTTTCCTACAACTGACAAGTCATCCTCTAAATCTAAAAGGGCAGATAAAGCTCCTAAAAGCATTTTCTGATCCTCGGCAATGACAATTTTAATCATAATCAACCTTCCCCTCCATTTGTTTAAAGACATTTGGCACGCGAATAATTATCTTTGTTCCTTCCTCTGAGACAATTTCTAAACCACCGTTAACAAATTCAAGTCGTTCTTTCATTCCTTGGAGTCCATTGCCGGTGAAGTTTAAATGAGAATTGCCTAATCCAATTCCATTATCTATTACTTTTGCGATTAATTCTGACTCTGATTGTTCTATGGCAATCGTACACGATGACGCGTTACTGTGCTTTACTACGTTTGTGACCGCCTCTTTTATACACATACTCACTACGTTCTCAGCAATGAGCGATGTATTTGCCAATTTCAAATTTCCCTCTATGCTAAAGCTAATTCCTGCTGCTTTTAAGATTTGCTCAACTCGATAAATTTCATCTTCTAGCTTTGTTCCACGCATTTTTGTAACCATTTCTCGAACTTCTTTTAGTGCAATCCTTGCAGTAGCTTGAACATCTTTGATTTCTATACGGGCTTGGTTCGGATTTTTAATAATAAGTTTACTTGCTAAATCACTCTTTAAGCCAATTAACGAGAGCTTTTGCCCTAACGTATCATGTAAATCTCGTGATATCCGTTGTCTTTCTTCAAGCTTAACCAGTTCAGAAATCCGTTTATTTGCATCCTCTAACTGCCCCTGAAGCTTATCTTCTCTCGTCTTATTATACGTGCTTACAGGTAGCAAAATGACGGCAATTAAACTTAGCAAAACAAATGGCCACTGGGTAATTAAAACTTGGTAGTGGATCGAAATAAAACCATAGTAAATGGTTGTAAATGTACTTGCAAGTAATATCCCATATAAAATAAAGAATGTAATTCTATTCTTAAGGTTACCTATAAAAAACGCCAAAAATAGAAAAAAGTAGATATATCCAAACAATAAACTCATTGCAGTGGCAATAGCTATTTGAATACTCGTCCAAAAGTAGACAAGCCATCCTTTGGAGATGAAGGATAGCACGTAACATATAAAAAATCCGATAATCATACCAATTCCAAAAGCTACTTGGGACGTTGATGAAGATTGAAAAATAAAGTAAAAAGGAAGGATGTAAAAAACAATCCAGACATAAGGACTAAGACCGGTACTCTTACGAAATCTTTCTTTTAAATTCTTCATCTCTTCCCTACCTTCTCTCTCAAAATACAAAATAGTAAGAAAAACAAAGTTCCCGCAATAAATTTAACGGTAACCATGTTTCCCTTACCAAATCATTCCTTTTATTTTAGCATAACGTTTTGCTTATTTTCTTGCAAGTTGGACCTTCTGTTTTTCTCCTTGACCCTCAAGAAAGTTCTTAACGGTTTCACGATTGTTTGCATAATTCTTTAGATCTTTAAAGCTGATGAATTTCTTACCTTTTTCATCCCAAAGGCGATAATTCAATGACTTAAAGCTTGTAGATAGCGTAATCGTTGTTGCTTTTTGAAGATCAACCGTTTCATTATGCACTTTTTCCAAATTATAGTTCGGCACTCTTGGACTAAGGTGATGAACGTGATGGAAACCAATATTACCAGTAATCCATTGAAGAACCTTTGGTAACTTATAATATGAGCTACCTTCTACAGCCGCTTGAATGTAACTCCACTCTTCTTCATTCTCAAAATATGAGTCTTCGAACTGATGTTGTACGTAAAACAACCAAATCCCTAGTAATCCAGCTACGAAAAAAATCGGTCCTTGGATCATTACAAATGCTTGCCAACCAATTAACCATGAAAGGAACGCATAAAGACCAATAATTGACACGTTTGTTACGTACGTATTGATTTTTTCCTTTGGTCTTGCGTCTTTACGATTAAAACGATATTCAATTAGAAAGACCGCAACCGGTCCTACAATTAGCATAATGAATGGATTACGATAAACACGATATGCAATGCGACGCCAAACAGGCGAAGCCGTATACTCTTCTACAGTTAGTAACCACATATCACCAGTACCACGTTTATCAAGGTTTCCACTTGTTGCGTGGTGAACAGTATGAGTATGCTTCCATTGTTGATATGGAACTAACGTTAATACACCTGTAATTGTACCTAAGATATCATTAGCTTTGCGACTCTTAAAAAACGATTGATGACAGCAGTCATGAAATAAGATAAATGTTCGCACCATGAAACCGGCTGCCATAATTAAAATTGGAAGTGTTAGCAAGTAAGATACTGAAAGACTTAAATATGCCACGTACCATAACAGTAGTAAAGGTCCTAACGTATTTATAATTTGGATGATACTCGCCTTCGTATCAATCTTTTCAAAAGGCGCTACATCTTTTTTTAGTTTTGAAATTTTAGATGCACTCATTGATAAACTCCTCCTTAGTAATTCCTTGTGGACTTCTGTGTCCTTTAATAACATTTTCACTATACTTATTATAGAAAATAGCAGCCAATTCTATAAGGCATAAACGTCAGTTTATTGGGATGACATTTGTCATATAGGACACACCTCTATTAGAAAAATCGCTTACCTCCAATCTATTACATTGATGGTATTTATTAGTAATAAAATATATTTTTATGTATAGATAAGGAATTAGCAGAGTTCAAAAATAAAAGATGAATTCATTTCAAAACGTGCACAATTTGCCGTTATCGCTTCTCGCCTCCTTGCATTACAAGCACAAGAGATTTTAGCTCAATAAAAAAAGAAGTGTGTCTCTTTATAGAAGAGACACACTTCTTTTCAGGCTGTTGAGAAAGTCTCAACAGCCTGTTTTCATGATTAAACTATGTAAATTTTTCCAGTAGCCGAGCGTTGCTTGGCTCTTCACAAACAAAAGGTGGCGTTTAGGAGATAACAAGAGCCGTGAGACAATTTATATTGTCTCACGGCTCTCTCTTTTTATTTTATAAAACGGTCTAAAATCAATAATTATAACTGACTATTCAGATAAGTGTAGTATAATATTTGTATAGACTAATTTGAGGTGATATTCATGCTAAAGCCTAGAAAAGAAAAACAAATTGAGTTTGAAATGGTAACCATTGATCAGCTAGTCCCTGAAGATCATGAACTAAGAATTATTGATAAATACATAGATTTCTCTTTTATCTACGATAAAGTAAAGGGTTACTATTGTGCAGATAATGGACGACCACCAATTGATCCTGTCATGCTATTTAAGATGATGTTTATTGGTTATTTATACGGAATTCGGTCGGAACGCAGATTAGAAAAAGAAATTCAAACCAATATGGCTTACCGATGGTTCCTTGGCCTTGGAATAACAGAACGTGTTCCTCATCATTCTACGATTAGTTTTAATCGACATAAACGGTTTGATGGGACCAGTGCTTTTCAGGATATCTTTGATGAAGTAGTAGAATTGGCGATGAAACATCGAATGGTTGGTGGCCGGGTTTTATTTACTGATTCCACACATTTAAAAGCGAACGCAAATAAAAAAAAGTTTGTGAAAAAAACTGTTCAATCCCCTACTAGAACTTATATAAAAGAGCTAGATGCAGCTATTGAAGAAAGCCGTCGTGAGCATGGAAAAAAGCCTTTAAAAGCTAGGGAGGAAGTGAGTGAAGAAAAAGAAATAAAAGAAAGTACAACAGACCCTGAGAGCGGGTATATGTACCGAGAGGGGAAACCTGAGGGATTTTTTTACCTTGATCACCGTACAACCGATATGAAATTTAACATCATCACGGATGTTCATGTAACTCCAGGAAATGTCCACGATTCACAACCTTATATTGAAAGATTAGAACGTCAAATTGAGCGATTTGGTTTTAAAGTTGAAGCAGCTGCCACTGATTCTGGTTACTATACAGCATGGATTTGTAAGAAACTCGAAGAGATGAAAATTATGGGTGTCATTGGTTATCGTCGTTTTCATCCAACACGAGGGCTATTTCCTAAGTGGAAATTCAAATTTGATAAAGAAACTGATACTTACGCATGTCCAAATAACCAAAATTTATATTACAAGACTACCTCAAGAGAAGGGTATCAAGAATACCATTCCGATCCAAAGCAATGTAAGGACTGTCCGCTACTCTCGGAATGTACAAGGAGCCGAAATCAGAAAAAGGTAGTGACTAGACATGTTTGGGAAGAAAGTAAAGAACTGATTAGAAAAAACCGTCTTTCTGATACAGGAAAGATGCTTTATAAAAAAAGAAAAGAAACAGTTGAGCGAAGCTTTGCGGATTCAAAAGAACTCCACGGGCTTCGCTACTGCCGGTTACGAGGCAGAGAACATGTTCAAGAGCAAGCGCTAATGACAGCAGCTGCTCAGAACATCAAAAAGATCGCAAACCACCTAGCCAAGATGGCATAGGTGGTTTGCGAACTGCTTTTTTTCTGTTTTTATAAAACCAACTATACAAAAATAAAGAAACCCAATGTAAAAATGAATTTTACATTGGGTTTCTCGACACTCTGAAAAGAAGTGTGTCTCTTTATAGAAGAGACACACTTCTTTTATTCTTCAGTAATCTAATCGATAGATTAAAAACCTCTCGTTAGGATTTTTCTCATATGCGCCTGGCAAAGTAACTTCCTTTCTTAACCTAAAAGAAGAGTAGTTTTCTAAATAAAAGATATAGTCTTCTGATGGATAATAAAGAATGATCTCTACTTCCCGTGCTGATGTCTCTACTGAAACTAAAATGTTCTTAACGACATTCATAAACACTTGAACAGAAAACGGATTGAAAAAATAAAAGTGGTTATCTAAAGGATCAATTTCATATTCTTCTGCTAAGCTACAGTGAAAATGGATTTTCTCAATGCTTTTATTCGTTTTCTTCAAATAACTATCCAGATTAGCGACTGCCTCTTGGTAAAAAGTGTCGTTCATCTCTACCCCTACGACAGTAGCACTGCATAGATAATTAACATAGAAATT
This window harbors:
- a CDS encoding methyltransferase — translated: MKEPDYDERLSIKTGGDQKGNHPSFHYHRYEATPYSALEVLFVNYELKSSDRVVDFGCGKGRLNFYVNYLCSATVVGVEMNDTFYQEAVANLDSYLKKTNKSIEKIHFHCSLAEEYEIDPLDNHFYFFNPFSVQVFMNVVKNILVSVETSAREVEIILYYPSEDYIFYLENYSSFRLRKEVTLPGAYEKNPNERFLIYRLDY